The following is a genomic window from Bacillota bacterium.
CGCGCAAGGGGCGGCTCGACTTGGGTCAAGCCGCCCGTATACGCCAAGCCGTAAACGTGGACCGGCGTACCGTTGAGGACGAACGTGTGCACGTGGGCCGGGTGCGGGTTTTGCACCAGCACGCCCGGCCAGCGGGACGCGTACACCCGGTAGACGGAATCGGCGTACGTGATTTCGTCGTGATTTCCCGGCACGGTAACGACGGCGACGCCGGCCCGCGCGAGACGCCCTAGATCGGCGATGACCGCCTCCACCAGCGCGGGTTCCGGCTTGTGCGTCTCGAACAAATCGCCGGCGATGATGACCAAATCCACCGGCTGCGACGCCAGCGCGAAATCCACCGCCCGCCGCAGCAGCGTGTCGCGTTCCCGCTGGCGCTCGGCCGCCCGCGGCCCGAGAAAACCGGGCCGCCAGCCCAGGTGCAAGTCGGCCAAGTGCAAAATTCGTATCACGAACGCGCACCCCTCAGGCCGCCGGTGACACGTCAGTCTTCCAGCACGTCGAGCTGGCCCAGCTCCGCGAAGGCGCGAATGACCGCCTCCGCGCGCTCGGCGAGATCGCCCGCGCTTTCTAGTTTCCGGTCGAAGCGCGACGCCAGCTCCGTTTCGAGATACGCCACGTATTCCTCGACGGAACGGACGGAAGGATTCATGAACCCCAGCGAAAGCAAGCCTTCCATAACTTCGACCGGCGTATTGCCCAGCATCTGCGTTGTACCCCGCACTTGCACCTTCACCCGACATTCCTCCCGACAACCGCGACACGTCAGCTTTCGGCGCCGGCTTCCGCCGCGGCCGCGCGGCGCGCCCCGCCCTGCGCGGCAGTGCGCTCTTCGAGGATGAGCTGCTCGAACACTTCGTCGACCAGCTCCGCGCCCCGCAGCACCGCGTCGTGAAGCGCCCGGTCGCCGAAGCCGTCAATGTACATCTTCTTCAAGTAGGAATTAATCTCTTGCACCACTTGTTCACGCAGCTCGGCGGCGCCGACGTGCGGCTTGTACCGGTTCTGGTCCAGCACCCACACGGCGATGGACGTGAGCCGCTGCAGCGCCCGGGCCAGCGCCGGGTCGTCGGTTTCCCGCCGATGCCGGTCCAAATAGCCGATGACGCGCTCGCGCCAAGCCTCGTAGTCCACAGCGCTCACCCCCTCGGTTCCACCATGGCCGCCGGATCGAGAATGGCGTTCAGCTCGTCCTCGGGCAGGACCTTGTGCTCCAGCGCCACCTGCCGTACCGTCCGGCCCGTCCGGTACGCTTCGTTGGCGATGGCCGCCGCCTTGTCGTAGCCGATGCGCGCGGCCAGCGGCGTCGCCAGCGCCAGGCTTTGTTCGATGAGCGCTGCGCACCGCTCCTCGTCGGCCTCCAGGCCGTCGATGGCCAGCTCCGCGAACGCCTTGGCCGCGTTGCCCGTCAGGCGCGCCGATTGCAGCAAGTTCCACCCCATCATGGGCAGCATGGTGTTCAGCTCCAGCACGCCCCACTGCCCGCCGATGGTGACCGCCAGGTCGTTGCCCGCCACCTGCGCCGCAACCTGGATAACCACTTCGGGGATGACCGGGTTTACTTTCCCCGGCATGATGGACGAACCCGGCTGCAGCGACGGCAGCCGCAGCTCGCCGAGGCCGCAGCGCGGACCGGACGCGAGCCAGCGAATGTCGTTGGCGATCTTCATCAGCGACGTCATCACCGTCCGCAGCGCGCCGCTCATGAACACCATGGCATCTTGGCTGCCCTGGGCCTCGAAGTGGTTGACCGCCTCCCGGAACGGAATGCCGGTGCGCTCGCTGATTTCCCGAATGGCCCGGCGCGCAAACTCGGGATGCGTGTTGATGCCCGTCCCGACCGCCGTGCCGCCCAGCGCCAGCTCCAGCAGCCCCTCCCGCGCCGCCTTCACCCGCTGGATGCCCAGCTCTACCTGCCGCGCGTAGCCTGAAAACTCCTGCCCCAGCCGGATGGGCGTCGCATCCTGCAAATGGGTGCGGCCGATCTTCAACACGTGGTGGAACTGCTCGGCCTTGCCCAGCAGCGACGCGTGCAGCTTCTCCAGCGCCGGCAGCGTCAGGTGGTCGATGACTTCCACTACGCCGATGTGCAGCGCCGACGGGATCACGTCGTTGCTGGACTGCCCACGGTTCACGTGGTCGTTGGGGTGCACCGGGCTCTTGGAGCCGATGACGCCGCCCAGGATCTCAATCGCCCGGTTGGCGATGACTTCGTTGGCGTTCATGTTGGTGGACGTTCCCGAGCCGGTTTGGAAGACGTCGACGGGAAAATGGTCGTCCCACTTGCCCTCGATGACCTCGTCGGCCGCTTGCTGAATGGCTTCGGCCAGCTTGGGGTCCAGCAGCCCCAGCGACGCGTTGGCGCGGGCCGCCGCCCACTTGATCAGCCCCAGCGCGCGAATGAACTCGCGCGGCATGCGGAAGCCGCTGATCTGGAAATTGTTGACCGCCCGCTGCGTCTGCGCGCCCCAATACGCGCCCGCGGGGACCTCCACCGGGCCCATGGAGTCCGTCTCGATGCGCACCGACACTCGTAGTCCACCTCCAGGGTTGCGAATGCCTAAAACTTAAGAACGTGTATTCTCCTCCCCCGGCGAGCCATCCTGCCGCTGCCAGCGGGCCCGGGCGCCCGCAGCTGGGATCTTCCGAAACAATTCGTTATAATACGGGTGACGATACGTGGACGGGGCCGATGACCAAAGGAGGCCACACGTTTTGAGCGTACATGTCCTGCTGGACTCGACGTTTTTCGCCACGTCGGTCCCGGTGGCGGACCAGCAGCGCCTGTTGCTGGTGCCGCCCGGCAAGGGGCTGCACGTAGGCGATACGATATTTCTGCGCAACGAAGCGGGCGACCTGACGTGGGTCGCCGACGTTTTGGCCACCGGCGAAGTGGACAGCAGCGACGCTTGGCTCTCCGGCGACGATCCGCCGGAGCGGCAGCGGCACGCGCTGGTCGGTTATTTGGCCCGCATCCATCCGGGCACGCTGCCGCGGGGCACGTCCCGCCTTACGGCCCGGTGGGTGACCTTGAACAAGCGTACGCTGGCCAGCACGCTGCCCTGGTGGGAAAACTCGGTCCTGATTTATCACTCCACGCTGCGGCTCATCGAGGGACTGCTGACCCCCGAGGAAGTGCAGGCGGCGGTGGAGCGGGGCTATCTCACCGCGCATCCCAGCGGCCACTGGGTCATTCCCCACGGGGAGGCCCGCAAGCGCATCCTCGTGCACGTGCTGGGCGTCGAGCTGACGTGCGGGCTGTGCGGCGGTCCCATCGCGTCGCTGGAGGAGTCGACGCAAGACCATATCATCCCCATCAGCCAAGGCGGCCCGGACACCCTGGCCAACGTCCAGCTGGCGCACCGCGCCTGCAACGAGCTGAAGGGCAACGCCTTGCCCGAGCAGTATCCGCCTTTCTTCCCGCAGCCCGGCGCGCAAGCGGCGGGCTGGTACGGACGGCCCGCAAGGCGGCAGCGCAACGGCCGGCCCCGGCGCGGACAGCCGGCCGTGACGACGGGGGCGTTCCAAGCGGAGCCCGTTGACGGCGCCGCGCCTGTCGTTGTGGCTTCGGAAGCGGCGCGAGCAGCGGCCAAGAATGGTTCGCGCCCCGAGGAGGCGCCAACGCGCCCGGCAGCGAGCAAAGCCAACGGGCAGCCGGCACCGCCGCCGGCGAAAGCGGGAGCGCCGGCGGAAAACGGCGCCGCCAAAGCGGACCAGCCGCCGAAGGCGCCTGCGGAAGCGGAGCGGCCTGAAGACGAAACGGAGCCCGTGGACGAGCGAGCTTGGCTGGAAGCCGTCATGTCCGCCACGCTGGACAAGTTGCAGGAGCGGGCTAAGGAAGCCAACTGGGCGGCCCGCACCGCCTCGCTGCGGACCATCGAGCAGTTGCCGCGGGCGTCCGCCAGCAGCGCGCGGGCCAACGGCGTGGTGCTGGCCGAAGCCCAGGGCCGCAAGGGCACGTTCCGCTTGCTGGACTGGGAAGGCCGCTACGTGCTGGTGGAAGAACGCGGTCGCAAGCAGACGCTGCACCTGGTCCAGATGGTGCACGCCATCACGCCTCAAGTGTACGTGTGGTACTTGAGCCGCTTCGGGCGAACGAGCCCGCTGGGGGTGACGATGGCGCTGCTGCCGCTGCTGCAAAAGGGCACGCCGGACCAGGACGGGCGGCTGCGCGTGTCCAAGAACGGCAGCCAGTTCTTCGTCCGCGTCGACGGAAATCGCATCGTCGACTGCTCGGATGAGCTGTCGCTGGCGGTATCCTAGCGCCGCCCGGCGCAAGGGCCGGCTCGCGAGCGTTCCGGCGCCTGCGAGCCGTCGCTTTATTGAACAAAGAAAAACTTTTGAGGAACGGAAGTGACGTCTTCGCATGGCACAAGCTGCATCGGCCCCGCGAGCGCGTCGTGCGCAAGACTTTCTGGCGCTGACCAAGCCCACCATTATGCTGTTGGTGCTGGTCACAGGCTTCTTGACGCTGTTCTTGATCCCGGACGCGTCGCCGTCGCTGGGCACCGTCGCGGCGACGCTGGTGGGGACGGCGTTAGCGTCCGGATCGGCCAACGCGCTCAACATGTACTTCGACCGCGACATCGACCAGGTGATGAAGCGGACCCAGAAGCGGCCCATTCCGGCCGGCCGGGTGACGCCGGCGGAGGCGCTCGTCTTCGGCATCGCGCTGGGCGTGGCCTCGGTCGTCCTCCTCTGGACGACGACCAACGCGCTGGCGGCCCTGATCGCGTTGGGCGGAATCCTGTTCTACATCTTCGTGTACACCCTGTTCCTTAAGCGCCGGACGCCGCAGAACATCGTCATCGGCGGCGCGGCCGGCTCGGTGGCCCCGCTCATCGCCTGGGCGGCCGTGACGGGCACCGTCGAGCTGCCGGCCG
Proteins encoded in this region:
- the aspA gene encoding aspartate ammonia-lyase (catalyzes the formation of fumarate from aspartate); its protein translation is MSVRIETDSMGPVEVPAGAYWGAQTQRAVNNFQISGFRMPREFIRALGLIKWAAARANASLGLLDPKLAEAIQQAADEVIEGKWDDHFPVDVFQTGSGTSTNMNANEVIANRAIEILGGVIGSKSPVHPNDHVNRGQSSNDVIPSALHIGVVEVIDHLTLPALEKLHASLLGKAEQFHHVLKIGRTHLQDATPIRLGQEFSGYARQVELGIQRVKAAREGLLELALGGTAVGTGINTHPEFARRAIREISERTGIPFREAVNHFEAQGSQDAMVFMSGALRTVMTSLMKIANDIRWLASGPRCGLGELRLPSLQPGSSIMPGKVNPVIPEVVIQVAAQVAGNDLAVTIGGQWGVLELNTMLPMMGWNLLQSARLTGNAAKAFAELAIDGLEADEERCAALIEQSLALATPLAARIGYDKAAAIANEAYRTGRTVRQVALEHKVLPEDELNAILDPAAMVEPRG
- a CDS encoding protoheme IX farnesyltransferase; its protein translation is MAQAASAPRARRAQDFLALTKPTIMLLVLVTGFLTLFLIPDASPSLGTVAATLVGTALASGSANALNMYFDRDIDQVMKRTQKRPIPAGRVTPAEALVFGIALGVASVVLLWTTTNALAALIALGGILFYIFVYTLFLKRRTPQNIVIGGAAGSVAPLIAWAAVTGTVELPAVLLFLVIFLWTPPHFWALALIASDDYARAGVPMLPVVRGEEETRRQIFLYTILLLLLGVAFYAVDFLGPLFLVASLALNGIFAYKAWKLRKEPSPQAARDVFMYSNFYLALLFIAMLLDRMLL